A genome region from Drosophila simulans strain w501 chromosome 2R, Prin_Dsim_3.1, whole genome shotgun sequence includes the following:
- the LOC6735965 gene encoding uncharacterized protein LOC6735965: MQLFSSFHSILIVCCVLLIDGTHSKLNLRYAILRQKQAAKATQNETLAHQQRIKYDAQKTMKVMFYKNNTKTMEASAYDDAYDLSGSGCAPSDQFAIVLHGWIQSCSDEWALSLIERLSYYRGGCVMCIDYSVVASSSYMRLYTNFDTLTGAISSIILTLFRQGFDPKRGYMFGFSFGGQLASAVGRSLRPHHVIESIDTCDMAGPGFDPIAVDHSKAGKHVQCFHSSRDKGTFVYSCHRNIMLGSCGLKQPSVASQLHLGSHGLCVDIYINTFDYPFYAVNYTPPECFTWQKAAKIPDGYTVGYEENFDSQVTGQIFVPTSLHYPYNLSKKQLKLLTNLA, translated from the exons ATGCAGTTGTTCAGTAGTTTCCACTCAATCCTAATTGTTTGCTGTGTTCTCTTAATTGATGGAACGCACTCGAAACTGAATCTTAGATATGCCATTTTGAGGCAAAAGCAAGCAGCGAAGGCCACGCAAAATGAGACTTTGG CCCACCAGCAGAGAATCAAATATGATGCCCAGAAGACCATGAAGGTGATGTTCTACAAGAACAACACCAAAACCATGGAGGCTTCGGCCTACGACGATGCCTACGATCTCAGTGGGTCGGGTTGCGCGCCCTCGGACCAGTTCGCCATAGTTCTGCATGGATGGATCCAAAGTTGTTCGGACGAGTGGGCGCTGTCGCTTATTGAAA GACTGAGTTACTACCGCGGCGGATGCGTGATGTGCATAGACTACAGTGTGGTCGCCAGTTCCTCGTACATGCG GCTGTACACAAACTTTGACACCCTCACCGGCGCCATATCCTCCATTATCCTAACGCTGTTCAGGCAGGGATTCGATCCAAAACGAGGCTATATGTTTGGCTTCAGCTTCGGCGGACAACTGGCTTCAGCGGTGGGAAGATCCCTACGACCACACCACGTAATCGAGAGCATAGACA CGTGTGATATGGCCGGGCCCGGGTTCGATCCCATTGCGGTCGACCACTCCAAGGCCGGCAAGCATGTGCAGTGCTTCCACTCGAGCCGCGACAAGGGCACCTTCGTCTACTCCTGCCACCGCAACATAATGCTCGGCAGCTGCGGCCTCAAGCAGCCCTCGGTGGCCAGTCAGCTCCACCTGGGCAGCCATGGCCTCTGCGTCGACATATATATCAACACGTTCGACTATCCCTTCTACGCCGTGAACTACACCCCGCCGGAGTGCTTCACCTGGCAAAAGGCGGCCAAGATACCAGATGGCTACACGGTGGGCTACGAGGAGAACTTCGACAGCCAGGTCACGGGGCAGATATTCGTGCCCACCAGCCTGCACTACCCCTACAACTTGTCCAAGAAACAGCTAAAGCTGCTGACTAACTTAGCTTAG
- the LOC6735964 gene encoding histone-lysine N-methyltransferase 2C: MSTNVVVSMEEKAVADDLPYFPEKFPGKVCCLCNLGEKSALGQGEILQLKAPAPAEIKDKYPTDRLREDGSRLFYGAKQAASSSGDCHYELDKIGQPDVVHPAEFLDEGFVYVHRMCIMWSLRKSQISDADAAYFATHFAEFLEQKCNFCGRYGASINCKMNCRQVHHWPCAAAAGCLLILESFTVFCTEHLSQVPVICSDNNVECLSCSSLGDLSKLIMCSTCGDHLHSTCIGLANLPDTRSGWNCARCTKCQICRQQDSNDTKYVKCEQCQKIYHASCLRPVISAIPKYGWKCNRCRVCTDCGSRTPGGGSSSRWHSHYTICDSCYQQRNKGFSCPICQKAYRAASHKEMVKCSWCNKFVHSTCDEEADLTAYHKKKEQNPDYDYVCPNCKSNSSGPGSSQQTIDSIVLSAMDSSSEQLSLKEIELDPLEGKPSMDPSSDELHKLPAGKKKVCLTSVRGRSGKFVLHRMGVMSQINKKRSTRGKGRQLALPAISSDRCLSRSMETDLTSDKKMLLCSARDKFIQAQDICVMCGSLGIESDSAMITCAQCGQCYHPYCAGVKPSRGILQKGWRCLDCTVCEGCGKKNDEARLLLCDECDISYHIYCVNPPLETVPTGNWKCLFCTLCQKCGRNPTEKSEFGDSNMLECPSCTSQSSCPVCKVSYSNGEMIIQCEHCELWAHFHCDTVNAQLTIDHYDNNVYKCFKCRCSTRSTNSLADAKFGNEDSLAITPQGSKAFVHITASSGPSFDSKSGAERNHLTLSGDMAESAPEALHWIDGVCLSESGLGMIKSLSTEIKRKRKMRQALGNGKDGQLEAAAEEALEKYKDGMVWDGTENAIPEGFTISTNDEGVHILRKKRQRNLQKLGIGGFSVRNRGLKKDSEETTAVDQLNSLMTMDKKKKIIRKKQKNKLIEAYPVYLQEAFFGKPLLEGGELVMAESDSSDEIDASMKVYFTRPEGKSPANQDTLAVSKSPAKTLKKVKAELKTENKTVFIEQMPMGIQNKNGTTPVSNVFDPLQAEISNTVFANRHPLDALASPNVPELDMANSVSTVPSAEVIEKPMRESPAVLVDSFMVPNQLPQEQKFHNQLYLGGNTLVNPAQQLQFRQQAPPNANKQNMQTIMSQVVLQTEKRPEEEQKVVEPVTETLNAGTQKTAEKMRKDEDLGLMATISAVLYANTEHPNLKELFPIWNDRCKQILKRWRSLCNEKKAPFLQKAKDNRSALRQRREQNKIPMPPKPQKQEELGRVWKQPPKLKEDQPNMFVTYNGNAYDMGNYVGGPAQAASNNPNPHHVMPNVNDNLVIKATMQRNQVHTTAASTLKMTTVDNRLELNTAVYGTEPIGDKKLRNLLQKNSTEPMLMGANSDLFLGNDVMRLGMMQNTPITQNNPMLSISGKSQPSEGRSLEQDVKLGEPQEATSSAVELENVGFSDLLGGLGEGDDDDLLKSLTSEMGDDFNILEYADPELDVNVLNSLDFDDNEKCST, from the exons ATGAGCACGAACGTTGTTGTGAGCATGGAGGAGAAGGCGGTGGCCGACGACCTGCCGTACTTCCCGGAGAAGTTTCCGGGCAAGGTGTGCTGTTTATGCAATCTCGGCGAGAAGAGTGCCTTGGGCCAGGGCGAGATTCTCCAACTGAAGGCGCCCGCGCCCGCCGAGATCAAGGATAAATATCCGACGGACCGGCTGAGAGAGGACGGATCCAGGCTGTTCTACGGGGCCAAGCAGGCCGCATCTAGTTCGGGCGATTGCCACTACGAGCTGGACAAGATTGGACAGCCGGACGTCGTGCATCCCGCCGAATTTCTGGACGAGGGATTCGTCTACGTGCACCGCATGTGCATCATGTGGTCGCTGCGCAAAAGTCAGATAAGCGATGCGGATGCCGCGTACTTTGCCACCCACTTCGCGGAGTTCCTGGAGCAGAAGTGCAACTTTTGCGGCCGCTACGGGGCCTCCATCAACTGCAAGATGAACTGCCGCCAGGTGCACCATTGGCCGTGTGCCGCTGCTGCGGGCTGCCTTTTGATCCTCGAGAGCTTTACCGTCTTCTGCACGGAGCATTTGAGCCAGGTGCCTGTGATAT GCAGCGACAATAATGTGGAGTGTCTGTCTTGCTCCTCGCTGGGGGATCTGTCCAAGCTGATCATGTGTAGTACCTGTGGAGACCACTTACATTCGACCTGCATTGGTCTGGCCAATTTGCCGG ATACGCGTTCCGGGTGGAACTGCGCCCGTTGCACCAAATGCCAGATTTGCCGGCAGCAAGACTCGAACGACACCAAGTACGTTAAGTGTGAGCAATGTCAGAAGATTTACCACGCCTCCTGCTTGCGACCAGTTATCTCGGCCATCCCTAAATATGGCTGGAAGTGCAAT CGCTGCCGCGTCTGCACGGATTGTGGATCAAGAACTCCTGGCGGCGGCAGCTCCTCCCGCTGGCATAGCCACTACACAATCTGCGATTCGTGCTATCAGCAGCGGAACAAAGGCTTTTCCTGCCCGATTTGCCAGAAAGCGTACAGGGCAGCATCGCACAAGGAAATGGTCAAGTGCAGCTGGTGCAACAA ATTTGTGCACAGTACGTGTGACGAAGAGGCGGATCTAACGGCCTACCACAAGAAGAAGGAGCAAAATCCAGATTACGACTACGTGTGTCCGAATTGCAAGAGTAATTCGTCGGGCCCAGGGTCATCCCAACAGACAATCGACTCGATCGTGCTGTCCGCCATGGATTCGTCGTCGGAGCAACTGAGCCTCAAGGAAATCGAACTTGACCCGCTGGAGGGCAAGCCCTCAATGGATCCGTCCAGCGATGAGCTCCACAAGCTACCCGCCGGCAAGAAAAAAGTGTGCCTTACGAGTGTTCGCGGTAGAAGCGGAAAATTCGTCCTACACCGCATGGGTGTGATGTCTCAGATCAACAAGAAACGCAGCACCCGTGGCAAGGGGCGCCAGCTTGCGCTGCCCGCCATCTCGAGCGATCGCTGCCTGAGTCGCAGCATGGAAACAGATCTGACCAGCGACAAAAAGATGCTGCTCTGCTCGGCGCGGGACAAGTTTATCCAAGCGCAAGACATCTGCGTAATGTGCGGCTCGTTGGGCATTGAGAGCGACTCCGCGATGATCACCTGCGCACAGTGCGGCCAATGCTATCATCCGTACTGCGCCGGCGTGAAACCTTCGCGAGGCATCCTGCAGAAGGGTTGGCGATGCCTGGACTGCACGGTGTGCGAGGGATGCGGCAAGAAGAACGACGAGGCGCGCCTACTCCTGTGCGACGAGTGCGACATTTCGTATCACATTTACTGTGTGAATCCTCCGCTGGAAACCGTACCCACGGGCAACTGGAAGTGCTTGTTCTGTACACTGTGCCAGAAATGCGGTCGCAATCCCACCGAGAAGAGCGAGTTCGGGGACTCCAACATGCTCGAGTGCCCATCCTGCACCAGCCAATCCTCGTGCCCCGTCTGCAAGGTCTCGTACAGCAACGGCGAGATGATCATCCAGTGCGAGCACTGTGAGCTGTGGGCGCACTTCCACTGCGACACCGTCAATGCCCAGCTGACCATTGACCACTACGATAACAATGTGTACAAGTGCTTCAAGTGCCGCTGCTCCACGAGAAGCACTAACTCCCTGGCGGATGCCAAGTTTGGTAACGAGGACTCGCTGGCCATAACTCCGCAGGGCAGCAAAGCATTTGTGCACATCACAGCCTCCTCCGGGCCGTCTTTCGATTCTAAGAGTGGTGCCGAGCGAAATCATCTCACCTTATCCGGCGATATGGCCGAGTCTGCCCCAGAAGCGCTCCACTGGATTGACGGAGTGTGCCTCAGCGAAAGCGGATTGGGCATGATCAAGTCATTGTCCACGGAGATCAAACGCAAGCGCAAAATGCGACAAGCCCTCGGCAATGGCAAGGATGGACAGCTGGAGGCCGCCGCCGAGGAAGCGCTGGAAAAGTACAAAGACGGCATGGTCTGGGATGGGACGGAGAACGCTATTCCCGAGGGTTTCACCATCTCCACCAACGACGAGGGAGTGCACATATTACGCAAGAAGCGACAGCGCAATCTGCAGAAGCTGGGCATTGGTGGATTCTCCGTTCGCAACCGAGGTCTCAAGAAGGACAGCGAGGAGACGACGGCCGTTGACCAATTAAATTCCCTTATGACCATggacaaaaagaagaaaatcatacgaaagaagcagaagaacaAGCTGATTGAAGCCTATCCCGTGTACTTGCAAGAGGCCTTCTTCGGAAAACCTCTGTTGGAAGGAGGAGAGCTTGTCATGGCCGAGTCGGATTCCTCAGACGAAATCGATGCGTCCATGAAGGTGTACTTCACGCGGCCCGAGGGCAAGAGTCCTGCCAACCAGGACACACTGGCGGTGAGCAAGAGTCCAGCGAAGACCCTGAAGAAAGTCAAAGCTGAGTTGAAAACTGAGAACAAAACTGTTTTCATTGAGCAAATGCCCATGGGAATCCAGAACAAAAACGGAACGACGCCAGTTTCTAATGTTTTTG ATCCCTTGCAAGCGGAGATTTCGAACACTGTCTTTGCTAACAGGCATCCTCTGGATGCGTTGGCTTCGCCAAATGTTCCGGAACTGGACATGGCTAACTCTGTTAGTACGGTGCCATCAGCTGAAGTCATTGAAAAACCAATGCG GGAATCACCTGCGGTCTTGGTGGACAGTTTCATGGTCCCCAACCAGTTGCCGCAGGAACAGAAGTTTCACAATCAGCTATATTTGGGCGGAAATACCTTGGTCAATCCCGCCCAGCAGCTTCAGTTCCGTCAGCAGGCACCACCAAATGCCAATAAGCAGAATATGCAAACTATAATGAGCCAAGTCGTTTTGCAAACCGAAAAGAGACcagaggaggagcagaaggtTGTGGAGCCCGTGACGGAAACCCTGAACGCTGGCACTCAAAAGACGGCGGAGAAAATGCGCAAGGATGAGG ATCTTGGGCTCATGGCCACCATTTCGGCCGTGCTGTATGCCAATACTGAGCATCCCAACCTGAAGGAGTTGTTTCCGATTTGGAACGACCGCTGCAAGCAGATTCTGAAGAGGTGGCGTTCGCTGTGCAATGAGAAGAAGGCGCCGTTCTTGCAGAAGGCCAAGGACAATCGCTCGGCACTGCGGCAGAGGCGGGAACAGAACAAAATACCTATGCCACCGAAACCACAGAAGCAGGAGGAACTGGGAAGAGTCTGGAAGCAACCGCCCAAGCTGAAGGAAGACCAGCCGAACATGTTTGTCACCTACA ATGGAAACGCCTACGATATGGGCAACTATGTTGGTGGCCCGGCGCAGGCAGCGTCCAATAATCCCAATCCGCATCACGTGATGCCGAACGTTAACGATAATCTAGTGATTAAGGCCACGATGCAAAGGAATCAGGTGCACACGACAGCAGCCAGCACCTTGAAAATGACCACCGTGGACAATCGGCTGGAGTTGAACACGGCGGTGTACGGCACGGAACCCATTGGCGACAAGAAGCTCAGGAACCTGCTGCAGAAGAACAGCACGGAGCCGATGCTCATGGGGGCCAACTCGGACTTGTTCTTGGGCAACGATGTAATGCGGCTGGGAATGATGCAGAACACACCCATTACGCAGAACAATCCCATGTTGAGCATAAGTGGAAAATCTCAGCCATCTGAAGGCAGGTCCTTGGAGCAGGATGTGAAGTTGGGCGAGCCGCAGGAGGCCACCTCTTCCGCCGTCGAGCTGGAGAACGTCGGATTCAGCGACCTTCTGGGAGGACTCGGCGagggcgacgacgacgacctCCTCAAGTCGCTCACTTCCGAAATGGGAGACGACTTCAATATCCTGGAGTACGCGGACCCAGAACTGGACGTCAATGTTCTCAACTCGCTAGATTTTGATGATAATGAAAAGTGCTCTACATAG
- the LOC6735963 gene encoding protein-L-histidine N-pros-methyltransferase, translated as MAVYRPRGTLARVIHAKFHNDNSLEDIDTRKWYCLNHELPPRFQAKFVPLEPDATTVSWLERTKALSANIWTHLWHALARSILQFFMTQTDINGFLKRGSMFILSEDQFRKLLVAGGFQPAGGQEPVTLLDIGAGDGEISLRVANTVSELSGSAGLRVFATEASWTMRDRLKKLNFNVITEIDGLQNLELILCLNVLDRCFDSFKLLEDIHLALAPNGRAVVALVLPYMHYVETNTSHLPLRPLLENNGRQASFEEEAARFMELLENCGFRVEAWTKAPYLCEGDLHQSFYWLIDLIVVISKKTF; from the exons ATGGCTGTTTATCGTCCCCGCGGCACCCTAGCCAGGGTAATCCACGCCAAATTCCACAACGACAACTCTCTGGAGGACATAGATACTCGGAAG TGGTACTGCCTAAACCACGAGCTGCCGCCGAGATTCCAGGCCAAGTTCGTGCCGCTCGAGCCGGATGCCACCACGGTGAGCTGGCTGGAGCGCACCAAGGCGCTCTCGGCGAACATCTGGACCCACTTGTGGCACGCCCTGGCGCGCTCAATCCTGCAGTTCTTCATGACCCAGACGGACATCAACGGGTTCCTGAAGCGCGGCTCCATGTTCATACTGTCCGAGGACCAGTTTCGCAAGCTGCTGGTAGCAGGCGGCTTTCAGCCTGCCGGCGGTCAAGAACCT GTCACGTTGCTGGACATCGGAGCCGGGGATGGCGAGATATCGCTGCGAGTGGCTAACACCGTTTCCGAGCTGAGCGGGAGTGCCGGGCTGCGGGTCTTCGCCACCGAGGCCAGTTGGACCATGCGCGACCGGCTGAAGAAGCTGAACTTCAACGTAATCACCGAGATAGACGGTCTGCAGAACCTGGAGTTGATTCTGTGCCTCAACGTATTGGACCGCTGCTTCGATTCCTTCAAGCTGCTCGAGGACATTCACCTGGCACTCGCTCCCAATGGTCGAGCCGTTGTGGCCTTAGTACTTCCCTACATGCACTACGTGGAGACGAACACCTCGCATCTGCCGCTGCGCCCGCTGCTGGAGAACAACGGGCGGCAGGCGTCGTTTGAGGAGGAGGCGGCCAGGTTTATGGAGCTGCTGGAGAATTGTGGTTTCCGCGTGGAGGCGTGGACCAAGGCGCCGTACTTGTGCGAGGGGGATCTCCACCAGTCGTTCTATTGGTTAATCGATTTAATCGTTGTCATTTCCAAAAAGACATTCTAG